TGCAATAGCCGTTACAGCGAGGACAAGGAGTGTCACACCGCCGTGAGCACCGAAGAAGCCACCGAACCCGAAGTCCTCGTCGAACAGCGGGATCGGATCCTGATCATCACCATCAACCGGCCGAAAGCCAAGAACGCGGTCAACTCCGCGGTCGCCCACGGTCTGGCCGACGCGATGGACAAGCTCGACGGCGACCCGGGGCTGTCGGTGGGCATCCTGACTGGGGCGGGCGGCTCGTTCTGCGCGGGCATGGACCTCAAGGCGTTTGCCCGCGGCGAGGTTCCGATCGTCGAAGGCCGGGGCATGGGCTTCACCGAGCGCCCGCCCGTCAAGCCGTTGATCGCGGCGGTCGAAGGCTATGCGTTGGCCGGTGGTACCGAATTAGCGCTGGCCACCGACCTGATCGTGGCGTCGAAGGACGCGTCGTTCGGCATCCCCGAGGTCAAGCGCGGACTGGTCGCCGGCGGCGGCGGCCTGCTGCGGCTGCCCGAGCGCATCCCTCCCGCGATTGCGATGGAACTGGCGCTGACCGGCGAGAGCTTCACCGCCGAGCGGGCGCACGCGCTGGGGATGGTCAATGTGCTGGCCGAGCCGGGTGGCGCACTCGACGCGGCGATCGATCTTGCGGAGCGGATCACGGTCAATGGCCCGCTCGCGGTGGCCGCCACCAAGCAGATCATCGTCGAGTCCCGCGGATGGAGCCCCGACGAGCGATTCGGCAAGCAGAACAGCATCCTGATGCCGGTCTTCGGCTCGAACGACGCCAAGGAGGGCGCGATCGCGTTCGCCGAAAAGCGGCCGGCCCACTGGACCGGTACCTGAGCTCACGCCGCCCGGTGCTCGTCTAGGCCTTCGGTATCGGAACTGTCTTCGGCGGTCACCGGACCGGCCACCCTCGCCGCGGCGTCGGTGGTCGGCACCGGCGCCAGACCCGGCTCGGGGGTGCGCATCATCGCCGCACGCGCATCGAGCACGTGGCCGATGAAGAAGTCGTACAACACGATCCCGGCGACCGCACCGAACAGCGGCATGAACACCGGTATCCACCAGTAGTTGGTCGTCTGCCCGTAATCGCCGGGCAGCGCGAGCTTCCCCCAGCCCTCGAGCCATGCGAAAACCCGCGGGCCGATCTCACGAGCGGGGTTCAGCGCATAGCCCGCGTTGGTGCCGTAGGAGCAGCCGATCACCGCGATGATCAAGCCGATCAGCAGCGGCGCCATGTTGCCGGCGGGCGCTTGATTGCGGTTGTCGATCAGCGCCGCGATCAGCACGACCAGGATCGCGGTTCCGACCAGCTGGTCGACAACGGGTCCGAGGTAGCCACCATGGAAGTACTGCGCCGGTGACGTCGCGAAAATCCCGTAGGTATCCATCGCGTTCGCCCGGGAGATCCCGGCGTCGTGGGCTTCGATCGCGGGCCGGTACACGGCGTACACCGCGGCGGCTCCGCAGAAGGCGCCGGCAATCTGCGCCGCCCAGTACGGAATGACGTTGCGCCAGTCGAACTTTCGAGCCACCGCGAAGGCCAGCGTCACGGCCGGGTTGAAGTGTGCACCGCTGATACCGCCGGAGACGTATGCGGCCAGCATCACGGCGAATGCCCAGCCGAAAATGTTGATCAACCAATTGTCCGGTCCGAACGGCATGGTCTGCCGGCCGGAGCCGGGCAGGCCCACGGTGTTGACGGCGCAGGTGCCCAGGCCGAGCAGCAGAAGCACGAACGTCCCGAAGAACTCGGCGAGCATGGCGCCCGCGACCCCGGCACGTAGCCGCGTCAAGGTGGAGTGTTCGGGCGCAAGATCCGGTGTGGAGGTCGTCAACGCGATTCCCAACTCGCTCGTGGTTGCTTGGTCAACTACTGGCGGCCTCGGGGCCGGATAACCCTTCGCTTTGGGGATAAACGACGCGTCAGCCGTGACGTCGGCCACGACAGGGGCTGAATGTGACGTGATCTAAACTGGCATGACATTTCCGACGAGCTTTGTAACGTTGAGACACCACAGAAAGCGCGCGCGTGAGTATTTCGCTACTTCTCGAGATGGCCAGCTCGAGCGATCCCGAGCGGACGGCCGTCGTCTCAGGTGATGTCCGTTTGACGACGCAGCAGCTCAGCGATCTCGCCGACGGCGGCGCGGGGATCATTGCCGGTTCACAGGCATCGCACGTCGCCTACGTCGGTGTCGGCGGCGCGATGCTGCCGCTGTTGATCTTCGCGTCGGCACGCGCCGGGCTGACGTTCACGCCGATCAACTACCGGCTGTCGGCTGACGGCATCAAGGCGCTGATCGCGCGATTGCCCGAGCCGCTGGTGGTTATCGACAAGCGCTATCTCGACGAGTTGGGCGGCCCCGACGGCCTGACCGGGGTGGCCAAGCAGGTGATGTTGTCCGACGAGTTCCTCGCCAGGGCACGCGACGCTGAGCCGGTCGTGGAGTTCGCCGACCCGGACTCGGTGGGGATCGTGCTGTTCACCTCGGGCACCACGTCGCAGCCCAAAGCCGTCGAGCTGACTCACAACAACCTGACCAGCTACATCACCGGAACCGTCGAATTCGGCTCGGCCGAGGAAACCGATGCCGCGCTGATCTGTGTACCGCCGTACCACATTGCCGGGGTCAGCGCGGCCCTGTCGAACCTCTATGCCGGACGCAAGATGGTCTATCTGCCGGTCTTCGACCCGACGGAGTGGTTGCGACTCGTCGACGCCGAGCAGGTCACCAGCGCCACCGTGGTGCCGACGATGCTGGACCGGATCGTCGCGGTGTTGGAGGGCGGCGGCCACCGGCTGCCATCGCTGCGCAACCTGGCCTACGGCGGCTCGAAGGTGCCGTTACCGCTGGTGCGCAAGGCTCTCGAGTTGCTGCCGCACGTCGGATTCGTCAACGCCTACGGCTTGACCGAGACGAGTTCGACCATCGCGGTGCTGACGCCTGATGACCACCGCC
This genomic stretch from Mycobacterium paraterrae harbors:
- a CDS encoding crotonase/enoyl-CoA hydratase family protein, with translation MSTEEATEPEVLVEQRDRILIITINRPKAKNAVNSAVAHGLADAMDKLDGDPGLSVGILTGAGGSFCAGMDLKAFARGEVPIVEGRGMGFTERPPVKPLIAAVEGYALAGGTELALATDLIVASKDASFGIPEVKRGLVAGGGGLLRLPERIPPAIAMELALTGESFTAERAHALGMVNVLAEPGGALDAAIDLAERITVNGPLAVAATKQIIVESRGWSPDERFGKQNSILMPVFGSNDAKEGAIAFAEKRPAHWTGT
- a CDS encoding MIP/aquaporin family protein, giving the protein MTTSTPDLAPEHSTLTRLRAGVAGAMLAEFFGTFVLLLLGLGTCAVNTVGLPGSGRQTMPFGPDNWLINIFGWAFAVMLAAYVSGGISGAHFNPAVTLAFAVARKFDWRNVIPYWAAQIAGAFCGAAAVYAVYRPAIEAHDAGISRANAMDTYGIFATSPAQYFHGGYLGPVVDQLVGTAILVVLIAALIDNRNQAPAGNMAPLLIGLIIAVIGCSYGTNAGYALNPAREIGPRVFAWLEGWGKLALPGDYGQTTNYWWIPVFMPLFGAVAGIVLYDFFIGHVLDARAAMMRTPEPGLAPVPTTDAAARVAGPVTAEDSSDTEGLDEHRAA
- a CDS encoding class I adenylate-forming enzyme family protein, which codes for MSISLLLEMASSSDPERTAVVSGDVRLTTQQLSDLADGGAGIIAGSQASHVAYVGVGGAMLPLLIFASARAGLTFTPINYRLSADGIKALIARLPEPLVVIDKRYLDELGGPDGLTGVAKQVMLSDEFLARARDAEPVVEFADPDSVGIVLFTSGTTSQPKAVELTHNNLTSYITGTVEFGSAEETDAALICVPPYHIAGVSAALSNLYAGRKMVYLPVFDPTEWLRLVDAEQVTSATVVPTMLDRIVAVLEGGGHRLPSLRNLAYGGSKVPLPLVRKALELLPHVGFVNAYGLTETSSTIAVLTPDDHRQAQAAADPAVLRRLGSVGQPVPSVEVQIRGEDGTVLPAGETGELFVRGEQVSGRYTGIGSVLDADGWFPTKDIAMLDEGGYLFIGGRSDDTIIRGGENIAPAELEDVLVEHPDVRDVAVVGVEDPQWGQAIVAVVVPAAGADPDPEELREHVRKSLRGSRTPDRVVFRDELPTNATGKVLRRDIVEELRAAPAEQ